The Podospora pseudocomata strain CBS 415.72m chromosome 1 map unlocalized CBS415.72m_1, whole genome shotgun sequence genome has a segment encoding these proteins:
- a CDS encoding uncharacterized protein (COG:E; EggNog:ENOG503NYS9) encodes MRRIVRGHDQYMLKRYPFTTTTHHHHQLKTQPNKTQFTMANRANVSGAKSSTLSTLSTEDQFYTDIASKNVEPLWTVLNKMVPPKPNPSSVVTAWPYEDLRPVLMQSGIVVSAEEAERRVLMLVNPAMQAPYTTDTIYAGLQLILPGETAPAHRHVAFALRFIVEGSRGFTAVEGQKLMMERGDVILTPSWHWHDHGSKGDGPIVWLDGLDLPVYRFLPVNSAENYEEARYPSELSDNSNWKLPWAPVQAVLDENKETETYARYDYKSGEHGKHLSKTISGQAERINAGATTKKVRETVSFVYHVYEGEGYSTIVSPEGKEERVQWKGKDTFAVPAWSTISHTCTQECGSAYLFAVNDRPMVESLGLYKRQELK; translated from the coding sequence ATGAGGAGAATAGTGCGAGGCCATGATCAATACATGTTGAAGCGATATCCATTCACGACGAcaacccaccatcatcaccaactcaaGACACAACCAAACAAGACCCAATTTACAATGGCAAACCGCGCCAATGTTTCCGGAGCCAAGAGctcaaccctctcaacaCTCTCAACAGAAGACCAGTTCTACACCGACATCGCCTCCAAGAATGTCGAGCCCCTCTGGACCGTCCTCAACAAGATGGTTCCACCGAAGCCAAACCCCAGCTCGGTGGTCACCGCCTGGCCCTACGAAGACCTCCGACCCGTGCTCATGCAGAGCGGGATTGTCGTTTCAGCAGAGGAGGCAGAGCGTCGTGTGCTCATGCTGGTAAACCCTGCCATGCAGGCACCCTACACCACCGACACCATCTACGCCGGTCTTCAGCTCATCCTGCCAGGAGAAACCGCCCCTGCTCACAGGCACGTGGCCTTTGCTCTGAGGTTCATCGTCGAGGGATCTCGCGGTTTTACcgcggtggaggggcagaaGCTGATGATGGAGCGTGGAGATGTTATTCTCACCCCGTCTTGGCACTGGCATGACCACGGCAGTAAAGGTGATGGGCCGATAGTGTGGTTGGACGGGCTGGACTTGCCCGTGTACCGCTTCCTCCCTGTGAACTCTGCCGAGAACTACGAGGAGGCTAGATATCCCAGTGAGCTGTCCGACAACAGCAACTGGAAGCTCCCCTGGGCTCCGGTGCAAGCTGTGTTGGATGAGAATAAGGAGACTGAAACTTATGCGCGGTATGACTACAAGTCCGGGGAGCATGGGAAGCACCTGTCCAAGACTATTTCTGGGCAGGCGGAGAGAATCAACGCCggggccaccaccaagaaggtgagggagacggtGTCATTTGTATATCATGTGTATGAAGGAGAGGGGTACTCGACTATTGTATCGCCagagggaaaggaggagagggttcaGTGGAAGGGCAAGGACACTTTTGCTGTTCCGGCGTGGAGCACAATCTCTCATACTTGCACGCAAGAGTGCGGGAGTGCGTATCTGTTTGCTGTTAATGACAGACCGATGGTTGAGTCTTTGGGATTGTACAAGAGACAAGAGCTGAAGTAG
- a CDS encoding uncharacterized protein (EggNog:ENOG503PD2M), which translates to MDEETLLRKRPSEVSIEVLDPEHYHALVKAIRNILSTELAELSIAQLIDGLPLMISVFESRGCLVGKGHPLLEHETLCDGALQQAKQLRDGFDPAVLSFSSKIMQAYQSSEIGSREFKMRLVELTAVSIHNIAVALFAHHPKLHSQEDIDATVSWVLPPRWIEHDGLKPRWEKDIEPHPTLFYHVNYLDYDRYTHGLADVAGYWAEDRIFGGVVLFDRGESAYECNDIYLHSGRVKAPSRIWKLLDSQFEGLVDFLMSADISTQEPPISFPILATRENLHRHDAWDAIALHNIYRDPWERKFPQTKPEEWRDVRSIGDHPELQDAFDAITSYKPEKPVKVKLTYDERGLPVVTKCSRDLEASEDELSQASSSDKRRRIGADNSGETPPQQLSPPRLGSPPPLDSPPPLSSPPRLDSPEAVELPSSPGRSGASKPEQ; encoded by the exons ATGGATGAAGAAacgttgttgaggaagaggcctTCCGAGGTCTCCATCGAAGTCCTTGATCCTGAACACTACCACGCACTCGTCAAAGCGATTCGAAACATCCTTTCAACAGAGCTGGCAGAGCTGAGCATAGCACAGCTTATTGATGGCCTTCCATTGATGATCTCGGTTTTCGAGAGCCGCGGGTGTCTTGTCGGGAAAGGCCATCCATTACTGGAGCACGAGACCCTTTGCGATGGCGCTCTGCAGCAGGCAAAGCAATTGCGCGACGGATTCGACCCGGCtgttctttccttttcttccaag ATCATGCAAGCATATCAAAGCTCAGAAATCGGGTCTCGAGAATTCAAGATGCGACTGGTGGAACTGACTGCCGTTTCCATCCACAACATAGCGGTGGCTCTATTTGCACATCATCCCAAGCTGCACAGTCAGGAGGACATCGACGCCACTGTGTCCTGGGTCCTTCCGCCTCGGTGGATAGAGCACGATGGCCTCAAACCGCGCTGGGAAAAAGACATTGAACCCCACCCGACGCTCTTTTACCATGTAAATTATCTTGATTACGACCGCTACACCCACGGCCTTGCCGATGTAGCTGGATACTGGGCAGAGGATCGCATatttggtggtgtcgttCTGTTTGACAGAGGCGAATCCGCATACGAG TGCAACGATATCTACCTTCATTCTGGAAGAGTCAAAGCACCCTCTCGTATTTGGAAGCTCCTTGACTCTCAGTTCGAGGGCTTAGTTGACTTCCTCATGTCCGCTGATATTAGCACACAAGAACCACCCATATCTTTTCCCATTCTCGCCACCAGAGAAAATCTCCATCGCCACGACGCCTGGGATGCGATTGCTCTGCACAACATTTACAGAGACCCCTGGGAACGCAAGTTCCCTCAAACAAAACCCGAAGAGTGGAGGGACGTACGGTCAATAGGAGATCACCCAGAGCTGCAGGACGCTTTCGATGCAATCACCAGCTACAAGCCGGAGAAACCGGTGAAAGTCAAACTGACATATGACGAAAGGGGATTGCCGGTTGTAACGAAGTGTTCTAGGGACTTGGAGGCCTCAGAAGACGAGCTGTCGCAGGCATCATCCAGCGACAAGCGCAGGAGGATTGGAGCGGACAACTCGGGAGAAACACCACCGCAGCAGCTCTCCCCCCCACGCCTGGGCTCTCCACCTCCGTTGGACTCCCCGCCACCTCTCAGTTCGCCTCCTCGACTCGATTCACCAGAGGCCGTAGAGTTGCCGTCTTCGCCTGGTCGGAGTGGTGCAAGCAAACCGGAGCAGTAG
- a CDS encoding uncharacterized protein (EggNog:ENOG503P9DD) gives MHPLRALLLTSSLALAHASVLPITPKQGLKVISKRAEPDTGEDFPEDETPLPNRLNKVETAFRDAIELTSVVLSVIETDKTIYQHYFSPDDREEITRIFRDLNNNGEGHEMLGNFLVQTTDLDNACGDRGLAYSGDYNTDRPFIVICPRAFNKKAINDLEGKDRGDEDAGDFYAGCAEDGGDIGDHVSFHFNTLGMTLLHEYLHYDLIIGASFGSIVDDPDGQPGYGPVVIYDRLPKELAREVYWSLICQKEFQAPREGVDDADPDCGDLPLEAFKR, from the exons ATGCATCCCCTCCGAGCCCTCCTGCTCACCTCGAGTCTGGCTCTCGCCCACGCCAGCGTCCTACCAATCACCCCCAAACAAGGCCTCAAAGTCATCTCCAAACGAGCAGAGCCCGACACCGGCGAGGACTTCCCCGAAGAcgaaacccccctccccaaccgtcTCAACAAAGTCGAAACCGCCTTCCGCGACGCCATCGAGCTCACCTCCGTCGTCCTCTCTGTCATTGAAaccgacaagaccatctATCAGCACTACTTCTCCCCAGATGATCGTGAAGAAATCACCCGCATCTTCCGCGACTTGAACAACAACGGCGAGGGCCATGAAATGCTAGGGAATTTCCTCGTGCAGACTACTGATCTTGACAATGCTTGTGGCGACCGTGGACTGGCATACTCGGGTGACTATAATACTGATCGCCCTTTCATCGTGATCTGTCCTCGGGCGTTTAACAAGAAGGCGATTAATGACTTGGAAGGGAAAGACCGTGGAGATGAGGACGCGGGGGACTTTTATGCGGGTTGtgcggaggatgggggggatatTGGGGATCACGTTAGCTTT CACTTCAACACTCTTGGCATGACGCTCTTGCATGAGTACCTGCACTATGACCTGATCATCGGGGCTTCCTTTGGGTCTATTGTTGACGACCCTGATGGACAGCCAGGTTATGGGCCTGTTGTTATTTATGATCGGTTGCCTAAGGagttggcgagg GAGGTGTACTGGTCTTTGATCTGCCAGAAGGAGTTCCAGGCCCCgcgtgagggtgttgatgatgccgatcCTGATTGCGGTGACCTACCCCTGGAAGCTTTCAAGCGATAA
- the ZTA1 gene encoding NADPH:quinone reductase (EggNog:ENOG503NV2G; COG:C): MSIPATQRAVVVEEIGGPEVLQFKSDWAVPQPTEGQVLVKNEISGISYTDTYFRTGLYPSPKPEVLGREAAGTVVALGPKTEEFNLKVGDRVIWLANAGYAEYSAVPAAKTLKLPDTVSYEDATASFMSGLTVLALARETYTVQPGDWVLLHAAAGGAGFLMTQLLKHVGAKVIGTAGGPEKVELVKSLGADHVIDYRSEEGKDGVKTVMDIPGGRGVDVSMTLLERTHGRAVWPLSRGKGP, from the coding sequence ATGTCTATCCCAGCAACTCAGAGAgccgtggtggttgaggagatTGGTGGCCCCGAGGTTCTCCAGTTCAAGTCCGACTGGGCTGTCCCACAGCCAACCGAAGGCCAGGTCCTCGTGAAGAACGAGATTTCCGGCATCAGCTATACCGACACATACTTCCGCACCGGTCTCTACCCATCACCAAAGCCTGAGGTCCTGGGCAGAGAAGCAGCCGGCACAGTTGTGGCGCTCGGGCCGAAGACGGAGGAGTTCAACCTCAAGGTCGGCGACAGAGTCATTTGGCTCGCCAATGCTGGTTATGCTGAGTACTCTGCGGTTCCAGCAGCCAAGACCCTCAAGCTTCCAGATACCGTGTCTTACGAAGATGCCACTGCCAGCTTCATGAGTGGTCTGACAGTGCTGGCTCTCGCCAGGGAGACCTACACAGTCCAGCCTGGTGACTGGGTTTTGCTTCATGCGGCGGCAGGCGGTGCTGGGTTTTTGATGACGCAACTGCTCAAGCACGTCGGTGCCAAGGTCATTGGTACAGCTGGTGGCCCAGAGAAGGTTGAATTGGTCAAGAGCCTCGGTGCGGACCATGTCATTGACTACAGGagcgaggagggcaaggacgGGGTCAAGACAGTGATGGACATTCCTGGTGGGAGAGGCGTCGATGTGTCTATGACTCTGTTGGAAAGGACACATGGGAGGGCAGTTTGGCCGTTGTCAAGAGGAAAGGGACCATAG
- a CDS encoding uncharacterized protein (COG:S; EggNog:ENOG503NX8Q): MDRVANWEHGALTAANSGETHILSTTIGGTAPDYKSVIVPYLRERVPEFRRLDRLRQQGWENPAGDRFFQAQRSNADNIDDQQSSQFHFGLMQRIAAELHNAADGCFTTVTKPGAILDVCAAPGGFLAAAMALNDPDLRVRACTLPFSQGGYKVLLPHENNDAIDINYCDVTMLAEDFGVKIEEIPASHPDHNKFMPRQFTIDEQYDIAICDGHVLRTQERASYREKRESIRLQNGSFVLALEHLRPGGTFIALLHKIEMWRIACLLQTMSRFSDVRVYKPKCGHAKRSSFYMIAKDVQSHSSEAKEAIKTWKNIWYVATFGTDQEVYQAIRDSGPSAEELLADFGPQLITLGRPVWLTQANALAKAPFIKKRK, from the exons ATGGACAGAGTTGCAAACTGGGAACATGGCGCCTTGACCGCAGCTAATTCTGGAGAAACACACATCCTTTCAACCACCATAGGGGGCACTGCGCCGGACTACAAGAGCGTCATTGTCCCGTACCTACGAGAGAGAGTCCCAGAGTTCCGAAGGCTTGATCGTCTTCGCCAGCAG GGTTGGGAGAACCCAGCTGGGGACAGATTCTTCCAGGCCCAACGCTCCAATGCCGACAACATCGACGACCAACAGTCCTCTCAGTTTCACTTTGGCCTCATGCAGAGAATCGCCGCCGAGCTTCACAATGCCGCAGATGGTTGCTTCACTACAGTTACCAAGCCTGGTGCGATTCTGGATGTCTGTGCCGCACCAGGTGGCTTTCTTGCCGCTGCCATGGCCCTAAACGACCCCGACCTTCGAGTACGAGCTTGTACCCTTCCTTTCTCGCAGGGCGGTTACAAGGTTTTGTTGCCTCACGAGAATAATGATGCCATCGACATCAACTACTGTGACGTCACAATGCTAGCAGAAGATTTTGGCGTGAAGATTGAAGAGATTCCCGCTTCGCACCCTGATCACAACAAGTTCATGCCTCGCCAGTTCACCATCGACGAGCAATACGATATCGCAATCTGTGACGGGCACGTCCTCCGCACCCAAGAGAGAGCAAGCTACCGAGAGAAGCGGGAGTCAATCAGGCTGCAAAACGGTTCTTTTGTGTTGGCCTTGGAGCATTTGCGTCCAGGAGGAACATTCATCGCATTGTTACACAAGATCGAGATGTGGAGGATCGCCTGCTTGTTGCAAACAATGTCCAGGTTCTCTGACGTTCGTGTGTACAAGCCAAAGTGTGGCCACGCGAAAAGGTCTTCGTTTTACATGATTGCAAAAGATGTTCAAAGTCACTCGAGCGAAGCCAAGGAGGCAATCAAGACGTGGAAGAATATCTGGTATGTGGCTACTTTTGGAACCGATCAAGAGGTGTATCAGGCTATCAGGGACAGTGGTCCATCTGCTGAAGAACTGCTGGCCGACTTTGGTCCTCAACTCATTACACTGGGGCGTCCGGTTTGGTTGACTCAAGCCAACGCTCTGGCAAAGGCACCATTCATCAAGAAGCGGAAATAA
- a CDS encoding uncharacterized protein (EggNog:ENOG503P591; COG:S), with protein MEETPSDFFLLFSSPLITECNVSTSPYTSRFDSTMSANHPEQTFPHLHNAVIGNLNNILEPRPYFKRGRREILSNFTKKYSTFVMANFTCENSQCSKAGWRSGKVTILIRGYENNGYHATIFNQRCDRCKKFGSLELDESAYIDRVCYRLKKWAGISMEMRSSREPKKTLPHKNHLCEGCRKGFCEG; from the coding sequence ATGGAGGAGACGCCATCAgatttctttcttctcttttcatCTCCACTGATCACTGAATGCAACGTCTCTACCAGTCCATACACCTCCCGTTTCGACTCGACCATGAGCGCCAACCACCCCGAGCAGACATTCCCCCACCTTCACAATGCTGTCATTGGCAACTTAAACAACATTCTCGAGCCAAGACCATACTTCAAACGAGGGAGACGTGAAATCCTCAGCAATTTTACCAAAAAATACTCCACCTTTGTGATGGCCAACTTCACCTGTGAAAATTCTCAATGTTCCAAGGCTGGCTGGAGGAGCGGAAAGGTCACCATTCTGATCCGGGGCTACGAAAACAACGGATATCATGCCACTATTTTCAACCAGCGATGCGATCGATGCAAGAAATTTGGCAGTTTGGAGTTGGATGAGTCTGCCTACATTGACCGAGTCTGTTATCGACTCAAAAAATGGGCCGGGATCAGCATGGAAATGCGAAGCTCAAGGGAACCGAAAAAAACGCTGCCTCACAAGAATCACCTATGTGAAGGGTGCAGAAAAGGGTTTTGTGAAGGCTGA
- a CDS encoding uncharacterized protein (EggNog:ENOG503PNSN): MSSPTTTPPSPPPKVHIKITLTPPTHSFTTCSLPPLLTLTITSTAPHPITLFTFNHPLSLPSALTNRTITIHALPSRQKVETCSLRVNRPAITRIRGDADEAFYLTLYPDTPVELSTPFGRGGGVNKVRPVPKAVAEKGWEVDDEGRERKVRRSVQPTGVDGLEPGVEYEVGLDRESLEGMWWAGVEKGEVLVEERTGKGRYMQDYGGWVRGGGVEWVVEEGVVKVEE, translated from the coding sequence atgtcttccccaaccaccactcccccctcccctccccccaaagtCCACATTAAAATCACCCTCACGCCCCCAACccactccttcaccacctgcTCCCTACCCCCCCTCCTAACCCTCACCAtaacctccaccgcccctcaccccatcaccctcttcaccttcaaccaccccttatccctcccctccgccctcaccaaccgCACAATCACAATccacgccctcccctcccgccaaAAAGTCGAAACTTGCTCCCTCCGCGTCAACCGCCCCGCGATCACGCGCATCAGGGGCGATGCAGACGAGGCATTCTACCTGACTCTGTACCCCGACACACCGGTTGAGTTGTCAACCCCgtttgggagaggtggtggtgtgaatAAGGTGCGGCCTGTGCCCAAGGCTGTGGCGGAGaaagggtgggaggtggatgatgaggggagggagaggaaggtgaggaggtcggtgCAGCCTacgggggtggatgggttggagcCGGGGGTAGAGTATGAGGTTGGGTTAGATAGGGAGAGTTTGGAGGGGATGTGGTGGGCTGGcgtggaaaagggggaggttttggttgaggagaggacggggaaggggaggtatATGCAGGATTATGGTGGGTGGGttagggggggtggggttgagtgggttgttgaggagggggtggtcaaggttgaggagtAG
- a CDS encoding uncharacterized protein (COG:S; EggNog:ENOG503P6QN), producing MRVMSTKTQKRSVKFTVQGTPDAIFICYCSHCKKNAGAPGQIASLKSPSDFQDLILTISQSAKFKCENVHVLEGSEHINTWILKDNLSGCEKHKKFCSRCGCTLWTIPMKHSGSHWIVRTALLENGFDKFPYKAEFFASRKMPVAAAVVKSFDTMPDA from the exons ATGAGGGTCATGTCCACCAAGACACAGAAGAGAA GCGTCAAATTCACCGTCCAGGGAACCCCTGACGCCATCTTTATCTGCTACTGCTCACACTGCAAGAAGAATGCCGGTGCTCCAGGGCAAATCGCAAGTTTGAAATCCCCCAGTGACTTTCAAGATCTCATACTAACGATCTCTCAGTCAGCCAAGTTCAAGTGCGAAAATGTGCACGTCTTGGAAGGAAGCGAGCATATCAATACATGGATTCTGAAAGACAACCTCAGTGGCTGTGAGAAACACAAGAAGTTCTGTTCTCGGTGCGGTTGCACATTGTGGACAATTCCTATGAAGCACTCTGGTAGCCATTGGATCGTTCGGACAGCTCTGTTGGAGAATGG GTTCGACAAGTTCCCGTACAAGGCCGAGTTCTTCGCCTCCAGAAAGATGCCAGTTGCGGCAGCTGTGGTCAAGTCGTTCGACACAATGCCAGATGCTTAA
- a CDS encoding uncharacterized protein (EggNog:ENOG503NZ9J; COG:S): MPSAIPQNGSALHEEPKPWDPDHLRTRFVQALSEMYRTEVPLYGKLVDVVNQVDTTTLQSRGQSLNDLPSRFQLERHGAIRLGTQQEMRMISRLFAVMGMFPVGYYDLKMVGFPLHGTAFRPQTEESLRKNPFRVFTTVLRPDLISSPKVREMATSILSTRQLFSSRLIELIDQAETSALANLTAEDANNLIIESLKIFKWHSRSSVPLETYLTLKKEHPMVADIVCFPSAHINHLTPRTLDIDAVQAGMISQGLPAKDRIEGPPKRKCEILLRQTSFKALEERVSFAGDADHAIDGTHTARFGEVEQRGAAVTRKGRELYDALLAKAVGRSEKEDKDSDKVLKEVFAEYPDDWEVLRKEGLVYFRYRVAEDKAPVAGTHKLEGSVHINKLLKEGVVTCEPITYEDFLPFSAAGIFTSNLGGEKDGGTERKLQRTEEESKRSRVQLEGLLGRKIPSEIDLYDELQTDSVKECQALLGLSEIVLGA, translated from the exons ATGCCTTCAGCTATCCCACAGAACGGATCTGCCCTCCACGAGGAGCCAAAGCC aTGGGATCCAGATCACCTCCGGACTCGCTTCGTGCAGGCCCTCTCAGAGATGTACAGAACCGAAGTACCCCTCTACGGCAAGCTCGTAGACGTCGTCAACCAAGTCGATACCACTACCCTCCAGTCCCGCGGCCAAAGCCTCAAcgacctcccctcccgcttCCAGCTTGAGCGCCATGGCGCCATCAGACTGGGCACCCAGCAAGAAATGCGCATGATCAGCCGCCTCTTCGCCGTCATGGGAATGTTCCCCGTCGGCTACTACGACCTCAAAATGGTCGGTTTTCCCCTCCACGGCACGGCTTTCCGGCCCCAGACCGAAGAATCCCTCCGAAAGAACCCCTTCCGAGTCTTCACCACCGTCCTCCGACCAGACCTCATCTCTTCCCCGAAAGTCCGGGAGATGGccacctccatcctctccaccagaCAGCTCTTCTCCTCTAGGCTTATCGAGCTGATCGACCAAGCGGAGACCTCTGCTCTAGCCAACCTCACGGCCGAAGACGCCAACAACCTGATTATCGAATCTCTCAAGATCTTCAAATGGCACTCCCGATCCTCTGTTCCCCTGGAGACGTACCTCACCCTGAAAAAGGAGCACCCAATGGTAGCCGACATTGTCTGCTTTCCCTCAGCacacatcaaccacctcaccccGCGCACCCTGGACATCGATGCCGTCCAAGCAGGGATGATTTCCCAGGGCCTCCCAGCAAAAGACCGCATCGAGGGACCTCCCAAGAGGAAGTGCGAGATCCTCCTTCGACAAACCAGCTTCAAGGCTTTGGAAGAAAGAGTCAGTTTTGCTGGTGACGCCGACCACGCCATTGACGGGACGCACACCGCCCGGTTTGGAGAGGTGGAACAGCGCGGTGCTGCTGTGACCAGAAAAGGCAGGGAGCTCTACGATGCTTTGCTCGCCAAGGCTGTTGGTCGGAGTGAAAAGGAAGACAAGGACTCTGACAAGGTGCTGAAGGAGGTGTTTGCCGAGTACCCTGATGACTGGGAGGTTCTTAGGAAGGAAGGGTTGGTGTATTTCCGCTATCGGGTTGCTGAGGACAAGGCACCCGTTGCTGGCACTCATAAGCTGGAGGGGTCAGTGCACATAAATAAACTTCTGaaagagggggttgtgacCTGCGAGCCGATCACATATGAGGATTTCCTGCCATTCTCGGCGGCGGGTATTTTCACTTCCAACCTTGGCGGGGAGAAGGACGGTGGTACTGAGAGGAAGCTCCAAAGGACAGAAGAGGAGAGCAAGAGGAGCCGTGTGCAGCTTgaggggttgctggggcGCAAGATTCCAAGTGAGATTGACCTGTATGATGAGCTGCAAACTGACAGTGTGAAGGAGTGTCAGGCTCTTCTTGGGTTGAGCGAGATTGTGCTTGGGGCTTGA
- a CDS encoding uncharacterized protein (COG:L; EggNog:ENOG503NYPS) codes for MTQKFDLLQIIDEEVGIESVQLLLLMGFYLQSTERFSKCWNITGLAIRMAQNMSLHMSAHDARKKGLLLCCPSQLEEEMRVRVWYGCVLLDREISMSFGRPLMISGGDQLRLPEAIDDEYLSEVGGKRNTQPSNCPSQISSYIETIKLYKFLGQVLDIEEDGAETPTNTCSDMQALLDLDTRVMEWRDALPGHLQYDNIAENGQQDLASTPGSLSSPDFSGQARRLYTRFLHVRVLILRPALEQFFQKQRHTPVTPQARGNPRVARVQDLMLSDIAAQCVLSADSLVKCLDIHIRSQSLAAWWYNISYLHTCGSTLLMGLLCSFNESVVRRVSLELCLRRLSQYTALSSIATKSYHLLQESSKRLLPERGASNIQTPSCSAVGNMARVPDPDPATHLGQPMTLAGMAPPTSVEAGTYMQYSSLLLAPHRIYACPQQTTSSSNLLPSALDPLLAGSADMMNDGVGGLENVPEFWETPFLSQLEFYQPHDFTLSQLE; via the exons GTCAGTccagctgcttctgcttATGGGCTTCTATCTCCAGAGCACAGAGCGATTCTCAAAATGTTGGAACATCACTGGTCTGGCTATCAGGATGGCACAGAACATGAGCTTGCATATGAGTGCACACGATGCTCGGAAGAAGGGGCTATTGCTGTGTTGCCCCAGTCAGTTGGAGGAAGAAATGCGTGTAAGAGTCTGGTATGGTTGTGTGCTTTTGGATCGAGAAATCTCCATGTCGTTTGGCAGGCCACTCATGATATCTGGAGGTGACCAGCTGAGGCTTCCGGAGGCCATTGATGACGAGTACCTATCTGAGGTTGGGGGCAAACGAAATACTCAGCCAAGCAACTGTCCCAGTCAAATCTCTTCCTACATCGAGACCATCAAGCTCTACAAGTTTCTTGGTCAAGTGTTGGACAtagaggaggatggggcggAAACCCCAACAAACACCTGCTCCGACATGCAGGCCTTGCTTGATCTGGACACCAGGGTCATGGAATGGCGAGATGCACTGCCTGGACACCTTCAGTATGATAACATTGCAGAGAATGGACAGCAGGACCTCGCTTCGACCCCAGGGAGCCTCTCTTCACCGGACTTTTCAGGGCAAGCAAGGCGGCTCTACACACGATTTCTACACGTCAGAGTTCTCATACTGAGACCGGCACTCGAACAATTCTTCCAAAAGCAACGACATACACCAGTCACTCCGCAAGCAAGGGGCAATCCGAGGGTTGCGCGGGTACAAGACCTCATGCTGTCGGACATTGCGGCACAATGTGTGCTCTCAGCAGATTCTCTTGTCAAGTGTCTAGACATTCACATTCGCAGCCAAAGTCTTGCGGCTTGGTGGTACAACATAAGCT ACCTTCATACGTGTGGCAGCACCCTATTGATGGGCCTGCTATGCTCTTTCAACGAATCTGTCGTCAGGCGTGTCTCACTCGAGCTCTGCCTTCGTCGCCTCTCACAGTATACGGCGCTGAGCAGCATCGCAACCAAATCCTACCACCTCTTGCAAGAAAGTTCGAAGCGCCTTCTCCCGGAAAGGGGTGCCTCCAATATACAGACACCTTCTTGCTCCGCGGTAGGCAACATGGCACGAGTACCCGACCCAGACCCAGCCACCCACCTTGGTCAGCCGATGACACTTGCTGGCATggcacctccaacctcggTTGAGGCTGGGACGTATATGCAGTATTCAAGTCTTCTCCTCGCGCCTCACAGGATATACGCCTGTCCACAACAAACGAcgtccagcagcaacctgTTGCCATCGGCACTTGACCCTCTGCTTGCAGGTTCTGCAGACATGATgaatgatggtgttggtggccttGAGAATGTGCCGGAGTTCTGGGAGAcaccttttctttctcagtTGGAGTTTTACCAACCTCATGATTTCACCCTCTCGCAGCTTGAGTAA
- a CDS encoding uncharacterized protein (COG:Q; EggNog:ENOG503NUUB) has protein sequence MSECCLKGFKWDGEPQGKEVEVSGQTCYVTGSNPDVGIIVIHDLYGWTFGNTRLLADSYAAEVGVTVYVPDFFGGVVLSADLLNNPAEWGKLDLPNFMERNNKAVRGPEMVSFAKHLRTQHGKLGAIGYCYGGWAAFQLGLKSDAPLVDCIAAAHPTFLTKEEISNVGVPVQIMAPEIDPQFTEELKTYAVTEIPKLGVPFDYQYFPGLSHGFSIRGNRENPAEVKGLERAQRVAVTWFKEWLV, from the exons ATGAGCGAATGCTGTTTGAAGGGGTTTAAGTGGGACGGCGAGCCGCAGGGCAaagaggttgaggtgagCGGCCAGACATGCTATGTCACTGGTTCCAACCCGGATGTAGGCATCATCGTGATTCACGATCTGTATGGCTGGACCTTTGGCAACACAAGGTTGCTCGCCGACAGCTATGCCGCAGAGGTTGGGGTGACCGTCTATGTCCCCGACTT ctttggtggtgttgttctgTCCGCAGATCTGCTCAACAACCCGGCAGAGTGGGGCAAGCTTGATCTCCCAAACTTCATGGAGAGGAACAACAAGGCCGTCCGCGGACCAGAGATGGTTTCTTTCGCGAAGCACCTCCGCACTCAGCACGGCAAGCTTGGTGCCATTGGCTATTGCTATGGTGGCTGGGCTGCTTTCCAGCTTGGTCTCAAGTCGGATGCTCCGCTCGTCGACTGCATCGCTGCGGCTCACCCAACTTTCCTGACGAAGGAGGAGATTTCCAATGTTGGCGTACCAGTGCAGATCATGGCCCCCGAAATTGATCCTCAGTTCACCGAAGAGCTCAAGACTTACGCTGTGACTGAGATCCCCAAGTTGGGTGTGCCATTTGACTATCAGTATTTCCCTGGCCTGAGCCACGGTTTCTCCATCAGGGGTAACCGAGAAAACCCTGCTGAGGTGAAGGGTCTCGAGAGGGCGCAGAGAGTGGCGGTGACGTGGTTCAAGGAGTGGCTTGTGTAG